TTGGCATCTTTGCTACTGTTCAGTAAAATTTAATCCTGAGCATGTGAAGTTTAACTTTTCCTGTCTTGTGGGGAGAGGTGCACAGTATGGAAGCACACTCCAAACCACTGTAATCCAATTAGTGCTCAGTGTGTCAGCAATTGTAGCAGTGATATTGTACTGAGGCTACAGTATTTCCTTCTGAGGCTACAATATTTCCTCTAGGAAATTGGATTTATCCCTAAAACAGGATGGCAGCAAGTACCACAGCACTGACTGGAACCCCAGACTCTCAACAttggagaagaaaggaagatggAACAATCCTCTAGGAGTGGACTTACCCTCTTTGACACTGAGTGTGGGAGTTAACTTGACATGCTCtttgctgagctctgccaggagtTTGGGTGAGATGGTGAGATAGTCACAGCCTGTGAGCGCTTTGATCTGGCCCGTGTTGCGAAACGAGGCACCCATCACGATGGTTTTGTAGCCAAACTTTTTGTAGTAGTTATAGATCTTGGTGACACTCTTCACTCCTACAAGTAGAAATCAGCAACTTTATTGTAAGTGATTATTTAGAACATGCTCAAATCTTCCATAAGAGCATTTTTACGAGTAAACTGTTTAAATTAGCAGCTGTTGTTTTCTCTGCAGTGTTAAATCTCTGCTCACCTGGATCCTCTGAAGGCTCGTAGGTTTTCTTGTCTCCATTTGCAACATACCAGTCCAGGATCCGTCCCACGAATGGGGAAATCAGAGTAACTCCAGCTTCAGCACAGGCAACAGCCTGAGCAAAGGAGAACAGCAAGGTCATGTTGCAGTGAATCCCATACTCAGCCTCCAGAACCCTGCAGACACAGGCTGGCTTAGAACAGCACTTTGCTCACCTATGGAATTCATATTCAGGAACAAGCTAAGTTCAAACTACTGAATTCCTTGAGTTCATTTAGGAATGGGGTGCACTTGGTCAGCTTTAAAGTCATCAGCTAAAGGCAAAAGTTTTGTGCTGCCAAACTCAGCTTTATGAATGCTGTTCCTCTAGCCAAATGCAGCCATCTTAGCAGGGTATTTCAGGAAACTGTGGCCTGGCCCTTGTATGAAGAAACTCCCTATTTCAACAGcaagctgtggcagagcaccTTCTGTGCCCATGACAGACTTCCTCATGCCGtgctttcagcactgctgtttATTCAAGTGCAGAATGTGATGTCAGTGCCTGTGGACAGGCAGGAGCATGCCATGAATCAGCACACCAGGCACACACAGCCTTACCTGCCGGCCTGGATTCCTTCCCACGTTGAAGAGAGCTTGATGAGAATCCGATCTTTACTGACTCCAGCTTCCTTGTAGAGGTCGATGAGGCGCCTGGCCCTttgaatcattccttccttatCAAAGGACAACCTTTGAAGCAAGAGCAACACTGTTTAAAacggatttttttttaaaattctctccCCCCAGGGCCCAATGGAAAACCACTATCCTGTTTTATCAGCATTTACATGCCAACAGCAGGTTTGTATTCTCAGATCCCTCATGGACTGTCAGACCTTTGAGAAGGAAGTTTCTCATAATAAATTCAGAAGCTGATGATTAACAAAAATTGGCACTGAGAAAATTAACAGCCATGTCCTGTGCAAGTCTTGAAAAAAACTGTTCAAACAGATCTCTTGCTAAATTGAGCAGCTATTATCATATAGAAGAGTATGAGCAAAACTATGACTGGATGTGTGAAGTTCCCCTTGCTTAAGCAGTAACAGGAAGATTATGAAAATCCAAGGTCAGTGCTACTTGTTTTTGTTACAGAATTCTAATCAAACTAAGGGAAATCCACACtcttaaatattaatataagtCCCGCTGGTCTtctaatctaaaaaaaaaaaaaaagaaaaaaaaaatctttccctaGCTCACATGAGGTCACTTTTTGTATTTACAAATACCCAGGGTAACCCAAAGGGAAAAGAGCCAACCTTGCATCTACTTCTGTGGACACACGGCCAGGTATCCTCTTCAGGATTTCAGCTCCAAATAAGACAAAAAGTTTGTCAGAAGCATTTTTGATCTGCTCCTCTTCTGACCTGAAAACCATAAAGAGCAAAAGCATTTatggaggtaaaaaaaaaaaaaaggcgagTTTACGTTCTGCTGTGGATTTGAAGATCAAATTTCACAGCCCATTTAACATTAAATTCCAGAGTTCAAATGAGCCACTTCTGTCCTGCCAGCAGGATTAGCCTTTGGACACTCTTTCCTACAGTGCTGTTGTTTTCCTGATCAAGGAGGGCCAGGTGGGAGCTGAGAAATGTGGATGCACTTCTTAAAAGCACATCTGGAATGGGTGTAAGGAATTCTTCTCAGAAGTGTTGAGGCTTTTTGGGGCAGGAGACAAATCCACAAGTACACGAGGGGGAAGCCCAAGCACGTTGCTTATGTGTAAATAAGGCATTTTAAATATAGGTCTGCTGAGATGAAACCCCTCTTTACTTACCCACCAAGCTTCTTCCCGTAGGCAACAGCATCATCCACAAGCTTCTGGTACGCCGGCATCTGAGCCGCAGCAAGGATCAGGGAGGGGTTTGTGGTGGCATCCAGGGGCTTGTATTCATCTATGGCTAAAGAAAGAAACCCAGCCTGTTTGAAACAACCAGCCAGCCTGAGAAATCAGAAGGATTTTGCTCAACCAGGTGAGAATGTAAACACTTGTTAATGACAGAGCACATCAGCTTTAAACACTGCCTGAAGGCTGGCTTGTGCCAGACTACACAACAACCACTTCAAAGTTTATAAACTGCAGAAATTGCCCAGAAGTATAAATCTGTAGAAATGATGGATGGAGGAAGTAGTAACACTGATTTCCAAACTTCATCCCAACCAGCATAGCTGAGCTCCAGAAATCACAGAGGGGAACGAGAAACAGGAGCTCTTCACTTCAAGCAGAAATTCGGGCTTTTGTTTGTGTCCAACTGATGGGGCCAGGACATGTGAATTCACCTGTGAGGCTCCAACACCTTAGCACCTTTTCTTACTGTGTTTTAAACCTTTTCCAAACAGCTACAGTGTCTCAGTATCTGCTCTTCTCATTTCCTTGTCCTACCAGGAAGACACTTGACCCTTGGTCTTACCCCAAGCCCAGGACTACGCCTGTTCCAGATGATGCCAGGTTTTGCTCCAGGAAGCCTGTGGCACACATCAAACCCCTTTTGCCAGGGGCAGAACCTCTGCAGGCCACTCAGTAGTTTCAACAATGCAatcaaaatgtcaaaaaaataacaaaatatgtATTACCAGCCCCTTCTCCTCAGTATTTCTGTCAGGGATGAAACCCCAAGTGGGAGAGTGCAACTGCACTAAAAATAAACCCTTTTTTTTCCGTAGATCCCTCCAAGGCAGTGATCAGGATCCTGGAGAGAGGTCCACTCCATACAAACAGGTCCTTCAGAATTTGAGTTCACGCGGGTACTGCTTaaagcagagagcacagaaatgCAACTCTGTTCTGTACTGACACCTACAATCACCGCTGggaccagcagcagcaacaagCACCAGTGTTTAACCAGTGTTTAACATGCCAGGAGTGAGCCAGGTAAGGTTCTTGCCTTGTTAGGACTCCAAGAATAACCTCCAGGTGGTAAAAGCAGCCCAGAGAACAACTGGGGGGGGGATATCCTgagctggactcgatgatccccATGGAATGTTCTACAGTccttgctgctgcctgcacacaAACACCCCCTTGGCCATCctggggggtttgtttgtttcctgtgtCTGAGCTGTTGCCACCCCTGTGCTCTCTTCACCTCAAGTTTAGTAGTCTTAAGACATTTGACAGTGGCCATTTGGGATTGTTTGCTGTTACACCAACAGGATTAGGCAAGCAGTGGAGGGATTACTGCAGGCCTGGGTGAGCACAGGACAGGATTCAAGGGCTGCTCTACACGACCCACAGACATCCAGGGAGGGAATTCTTGGCTCTGTAGGGCCAAGCAGGCTCAGTGTCCGTGCTGGGCCAAGGAGTGACAGCTTGGGAACAAGTGACTTTTTAATCGAAGGCCACCTCCCTTTCTCAGAAACGAGTGTGCTGGCTCATTCTCAGGAGataatggaaacaaaaacaCTCTGGCATTATTTTTACAGAATCCTGTAATGATTGGGTTGGAAGCAACCTTAAAGATTGTCCAGTTCCACTCGCTGCCACTGGACCGGGTTGCCTTGCCTTGAGTtcggaaaaaaaacccaaacaagtcCCACATCTAGACAGGTCGCTGGAAGAAAACCCGAATTCATTagcacagcagagcctggcttGAGTTTGGCACTTCTTCCTGACGGCACGCAGAGCTGAACGCGGTGGTCAGGGCGGGCTGGGAGGAGATCACGGCAGGGTCTGGAAAACGTCCTGGCTGGGCGGGATCTGCCTTGGCATGGGGACCAAGGCGCCGCCACCGAGCGCCCTCCCCCCCGCTCCCCCCTCTGGTCTCAGGGTGGTTCGCTCCCCCCCAGCGCGCGTCCCGTCGGCCGGGCGCGCCCACTCTCCGTGATGGGGGCGGGAGAGGGGGCTAAGGAGAAGACGCGGTGACAGGATCCCCTCGCGCCGCCGCTCACCGTTGAAATCCCCGGTGTCGGCCACCACCGTGGTGTGGTGCTTGAGCTGGTCCAGCGCCGACTCCATCTTCTGCCGCTTCACGGGGGACACCGACATGTCAGCGGCTGTGGCAGCTCGCGCGCCTCTAAGGGACGGTGAGTGCCCGGGGGGGACCGGCCTGCGCGCGCACCCGCGGCCCGCGCGCTCCCGCCGCCAGTCCCAACCCGGCTGGGCGGCAGCGGCCAATCAGGAGCGCAGACTCGGGACGGAGGCGGCCGGGAGGAGCCGGGGCGGGGCAGGGACTGAGAGGACGATTCTGATTGGCTGGCGCGTGGCGCTGGGGGTCGGGGCGGGTGGTCGCCTTGGCGACCCTGACGCCGCCATTGTTCCCAGCAAAGCGCGGCCGGGAGTGTCTCGGCCCCGGGATCTCCCGGCTCCGGGATCTCCGGTGTCCAGCACCACCCGGGGGCCTGTCTGTCCCTCGGCCGGCACGGCCCCCGAGCCACCCGTCCCTCAGGGACGCGCTGGCCCGGGCGCCGCCGGTGCCGCAAGATGGCGGCGGGCAGGCCCTGAGGGGAGGCGGCCGTGAGGGAAGGCTCGGAGCCGCGCCGCTGCCGCAGGAGCTCAGCgctctgtgctccctgccctgccgtCCTGCAAAGGTTCGAAATGCCTTGTGCGGTACAGCTCCAGCCGCTGAGAGAGCCCCCGACCCAGCAGAGCCGGTGGTTTGGGCTCTTGGTCTGCCTAAACTTTATTTGGGCTGTAGAGGACGCGATCTTGTTAGTGTGGTTGTTCAGCTGAGACAGAGAATGGCCGGCCCTTGGCTGGAAACGCTGGATAATCTGTCGCTTGGCTGTGTCATGGGGTTATGCTATTCCTTCTTTCTGTATTGTTCCACTTGGGACAGCTGCCACGGAAGTTCCCCTTCCCGATAGGCAAGAACGTGCTTCTGTACAGCATTTTCATGCTTTGCCCAACCCAGGAAAGGATAATGCAAAGGAGCTTTAGGTTTAAGTCCTGTTTGAATTCTGTGACTGTGGAGGAAACAGGTTCGTACTGACTCGGATTTCTTTGCCAAGGAATAGGAGAGCCTCACTTGTgagtcatggaatcacagattCTTAgaagggtttgggatggaaagaaccttaaagaccatccagttccaccccctgctatgggcagggacaccttccactagaccagaccAGAAAAGGGGTTCAGTTTGCAGCTTTTCTGATACTTAATTCTTATAATGTGTGAGATTTTCACCTctgtttttaaacacagctATCCGGGCCATACCACCCTTCCTGTTGAATGTCAGTCCCCAAACCCAAAAGGAAATGTGTGGTTTCAGACATTTTGCTGAGTTTCTGAGAATCTCAGTGATAAGCCGTTATGAAAAGCCAGTGAAAGAGACGGACATGGATTTATAACTTAACTATTTTAATAACTCTTGTACAGTGCATGGTTATATTGTCTCCTTCGCTCAGGTACATCAAGGTACAGTACTTTATAGCAATGTCTGCAGGCAGTACAAACAGAACAGATGCACAGCTCAGTCACGTGGAAATTTGTGAAACTGACCTCTGCAATAAGGTCTGCTGAGATATTTGTTTTAGGAAGTGTTCCTGTGGCTCCCAGCTTAACAGAGCTGTCGTGCACATTCCTGTTAAAATCCCAGATAACTGTAATTCCCTGTGATTTGCTTTCCTCTACACCCCAGGACTAGAAAGTAATATGTTTCCTAGCTcaacatttgtttttattttcgTTTTAGAAACTTTTTTGCCTCCTGCAATTGCCATCCTGTTTCCCTTCTCCACCCTAATCCAGAGCCAGGGCTCCTCAGGAGGATTGTCCTCTTCATCCCTCCCTGACAAGGTGAGTGCCCTTCTCagatcccagcagggctgtgactAAACCCAGGATCCTCCCCTGCCTGCACCCTAAttctgctggtgccagcagtgtCTACTTccaaatgaagaaaagagattATCCATTGGAGACACTTAAGAATAAAGTCAAAACTGAGGTGCACTGGGTGTGCTCAGATTTAGACACGAGTTCCCCAGATGCTGTTTTAAAGCTTTTTCCATTAAATGTACAAGGACAGGCACAAAATTGGGCAAAGACACAGCACATGCTGAGAGAGAAAACCCAActgtccctgggctgtgggcagctctggagctgtgtTTGCTTCACTGCTTTGCAATCATGTTGGTCTGTCacataaatagaaatagaaatgcaaTGTGCCAGCCTTGCTGTGGACAGGAACTACGCTGCTTGCTCGAGTTTTGAGATTGTGAGTAAATTTTGGAAGCATAACCACAAATTCTGCCTCTAGGGAAAGAGATTTTCCTCACCCCTATTTACAGATTGTTATATACAAATGCACATAActttatgaaagaaaacaggaagtCAAGAGCAACATCCTGTgctaaattagatttttttttttcccttatgcCCATTTATGTGGAGTTAAACCTGCTTTTCCCAGTGTGCTTTGGGGTTTCAGCTATTTGGGAATCATTTCAGCTGACTTTTTGCAGTGAAAACGTGAAGGTGGGGATGAGTGACCAACaccctgggaagggctgtgggtGTGCCTGGGTCAGGAGCAAATGGTCAGGGCTTATCTTCTGGTTTGAGGCCAGGTTTGGCAACACCACAACATTCCAGTGCAGGATCAGTggcccagggaagggctgcacagctgccctgagcccaggcCTCTGCAGGTGGAACTCGGCTATTTCCACATTCAGATCCCTTTGCCACTCCTGCTAGTTTCTAGGTACTAAGAGCTCATTTCAGCTGCTCAGAGACAGCATTAACTGGTCTGTGGATTTAAGGAAACGGCCAGACTTTGGGAATGTGTGTTGCCATTCTAGCCTTGTCCAATGAGGGGCACAGGGAGACAGGAGGAGGACAGGGAGTTGTCACCAGGCCTGTGCTTGTGGGCTGCAGGGGACACCTGCACTGaggaggaaatggaaatggggCTGCCTTAGGTTGCCCGGAGAGGTTGTGACTCCCCATCCCGGGAagcatccaaggccaggctggacaggattTGGAACAACTTGGGCTTGTGGGAGGCGTCTGTGCCCAGGATggggggtggaatgggatgagcttaaTGTCCTTTCCTTAAACCCAAACCAGTGCAGGGTTCCAAAGCCTTATTCCCGTGGTGCAGGCTCCAGGCCTTGGGGCTGCCTCCCCTGAGCTGTGTGCCACGCCTGCTCCGCCAGTGaggggggagcagggacagccctcGGAGAAAAGCTCTGGGGGTCTTTGTCTGCTTGAGCCCAGCCCTTGTGGTACATCCAGCCCCGTGTGAATCCTGCTCCGATAGCATGCATGGAAAATTCCAGTataaaatatatagatataaaaaaaatacttcatgcAAAATTAAAACGCCTTTCCCAGTGGGACATGGTCTTATTGTCAACCCTTCCCAAGAGTGTTCAAGGAATTGTCACTCTGATGGCAGCTGGACCCCAAGGGGAGCTCTGCTGCCCCTGGCCTGGGCTGGGAATCATTGCtttcattccctttttttctgcactACTTAGGGCTAAGAGCTGAAATAAAGCAGAGAGACTTTAATTAGCAGAATCAATCCTTTCCTGGTGGTGCTTCATGATTTCCTGGAGCTCTGActctcctctgcttttctggaatggaaacaaaacagGGAGTTTGGATTTGAACTTCAAGCCGTAGTTAAATTACAGTATTTAATGAATGCTGTAGGAGTAGAGCTAGTTTCAAAGAGTTGGGTGATTATCAGTAAAAAGCAGATTAATTAGTGGAAACAGAGAGATCTCCCTTATAGATTTGGGGCCTTTTTGCTTAAAAGACACTTCAgaatttttatgtttgttttattgctgGTGTGGGTTTTGGTTGCattgggtttgtttattttttttcaattgtacttctaaaaatatgtttctgtttAATGAGCTGACAGTGCTGGTACAGCCCCCATTCCAGCAGGAATTATCCAGAAAAATACTTACCTCCAGCTGTTTTTTCTCCACTGTGATCTTGCTGTAGACTCTGTTTCCCTCATCACCACACACCTTCTTCAGCTCCTCTCTGTTAAGGGAGAAGAGCTGAGCTCCAGTGAGGATGCCCAGGTGTTCCACAGTCCTGGGGAGACACAAAGTGGGGAGATGATGGTTGTGCTGCACGTGGCCTTGTGTCAGAAGTGAGGAATGGGAGAtgggggctgggagctgcactgGGACCAGATCACAGGGCCCTGGGCCTTTGCTGGAGTGGCAGCTCTGATTCCAGTGGCATTTCAGGCTGTGGGTTTAGttccttaattatttttctccaatAAAATGTTTATAAGAGAGAAAGGGAGTGAGCTTGGGCTCTGAACGACCTGGTTATGGAGCCTGCATTTAATAGGGTTGAAATCTAATTTGCAGCACAGGCTCTGTAAGTAAATCCCAGTGACTTGTCCCAGGTGAGATGGTGCCAGCGGCCtcccctgctccttctcccGGGAAGGACAGGAATTCCAGGTGGCAACAAAGCAAATCTTACTCTTTGCTGAATGACTTGGCCTCCAGCCAGGCTTTGACTTCTTCAGTGCTGGATTCAAAGGTGAGGGGCACAAGAACTTGCTGAGGCTTTTCCACTTTGAAATTCCTGTGGGGAGGCTGAATTTTATTGTTTGTGATCTTCTTTAGCAGCTCATCATTCAGCTCATCCATTTGGTGAATAAGTTCTATAGAAACAGGTAGGGAATGAAATCAAGTCTTCAGtcaaaaatcccattaaatgtGTTTGTGGGGAAATTGTAAGGAAAATGGGGATGTGGCTCAGCATTTTTATTAACTCTGTAAATACAGCCCAGAAAAGCACTTAGTTTTGTATTTTAGTTCTAAAGAACAAGTTGAAGTGCTCTGTTGGAGCAATAGAGTGAGCGATGACATCTGGACCTTCAGAATACCATCAGGAACAAATGTGTACAGGGAGATCTCAGTGGTTTTGGAGACTGGAGAGCCCTGGAGGAGAGTGGGGgatctcccctttccccctgaGCCAAGAGTCTCCCTTCTGGTTTTGAAACCTCATTTTCTCTTTGGGAGAACCTAGAATTTCTGCAATTCTTCTGCAGGATGAAGGAGAGGAGGGAACACAGAATCCCAGCTGAGGGATCTAAGAAgctgctttgtgttttcttgcaGTGTGACTAGAGAGACAACCTTGCTTTCACGTTTTTTGTGAACAAATTTAACCAGTTGTTTCTCTCATGTTTCTAACTCACCCTGTTCCTCCTGCCCCATTCAAAGGACATAAAACCCCTCAATAcccaccagctcctgctctaGGTGTGCTCAGGGGTGTGAGTCTGATGTGGCAGAGTCTGtgctcccagcagtgctctCCAGTGGTGACAGGGGACTGGCTTCTGTTCCCTGAGGGCTGGTGTTGGGGTTTTGTCATCTTCCTGGGTTTGAGTTACTAGTTCCCTTTGGGCTGGTGAAATAAGGGAACTGCCCTGCAGGCTTCACAGCAAGAGGGGAAGATCCCAGCCCTTGTGAGGCAGCAGAGGTTGGGGGGATGGACTCTGTTTCTGAGAACCACGTTCCCATTTTCCTGTGCCTCTGTGTTGCTATTTATTCTCCTTCCGTCACCCCTTGGCTGTTGCCTGATGAAAGGACAGATCTGTGAGAGTCTACAGTTGGAGACTGGGGATTGAGACCTTTTCAGTCCTCTCTGCTACTTCCAGTCAGTAATTTGCTGATCCCAGAGCTCCAGGTTTTGCTTCACAGCAgaacaggaggggcaggaagCACAAACTGGGAATGAGCAACACATTAATGATGAGATGAGCTTGAAGGTGCCTTCCAGCCCAGgccatcctgtgattctatgaaaattcCAGTGACACTTCATCCAGTGTCACTTTCCTCACAGAACTCCTGAGGACTGTGGAAAATAACTTGGTGTTATGAACAGATTTGTGCCCAGCAGGGGatgagcagggcaggacagggagtTGTTGTTCTCCCTCCTCACTGTGGTTAAGATGGGACTGAAGTGTTTGAGCTGAGGAagtgacacagcacagcacagttcCAGCTTTGGATTTGAGCAAAGCTCCGTGTCCCTGCTCAGACACCACCAGGGAAAATGAAGTTGGTGCTAGCTGGTATCCTGAGCTCTCTCCTGCCCCTTGGAAGGGGAGAGGACCCACCTTTTCCCAGGAGTGGTCACGTACCTCCAGGATTTCATCCTTCAGCACTGAGAGCTCATTGGCGTTTCGCACTGTGAAATCGTAGCGGATTTTGGCAAATCTCCTGGGCACTCCCTGGGCCTCAAAATTCCTGCAGGAGGAAAAACTGGAGTTTTAGTGGAGGCCCATCTGAAAACGGGGCCAATGTGGGTTCAGTGCTGGAACAGGAGTGGTGGTGGCGGGGAGTTTGCCTTTGGAGGGGCAGGgtccctctgctcctcttctGAGGAAAATTCTCAGCCCTTGTTTCAGTGACCATcccctggggctgggaacaaGCAGCAAACCAAAGCTGTTGGGGTTTGATATGGCGCCTTCCTGGGAGGCTGTGAGGCAGCCCCtggaaggaaatgctgctttaGGGCCTGGGGAGGCTGACACAGCAGGACCCAAAGGCTCCCTTGCAGCTCCCGGGGAAGATGAGGTGTGAACCCCTCCCTGTCCTGCCCAGTGGAAACAACTGCCCCCGGAtgccagagcagggaggagctgggggaagaGGAATTGAAAATCCAAGTAGGCAGAACCCATGGAAACCTGTGGGGTTTTCATCAGGCAACACTGAGCTGCTGGTTCCCAGGAAAAGTGAATTTGGATGTTTCTATTCTAAGATGTATTTGGGCACAGGAGAAGAGAAATGCATTTATGTGTTGGCTTGGGACACCAGAATATACGGTTTTCAAAGC
This genomic stretch from Cinclus cinclus chromosome 6, bCinCin1.1, whole genome shotgun sequence harbors:
- the TALDO1 gene encoding transaldolase, which translates into the protein MSVSPVKRQKMESALDQLKHHTTVVADTGDFNAIDEYKPLDATTNPSLILAAAQMPAYQKLVDDAVAYGKKLGGSEEEQIKNASDKLFVLFGAEILKRIPGRVSTEVDARLSFDKEGMIQRARRLIDLYKEAGVSKDRILIKLSSTWEGIQAGRVLEAEYGIHCNMTLLFSFAQAVACAEAGVTLISPFVGRILDWYVANGDKKTYEPSEDPGVKSVTKIYNYYKKFGYKTIVMGASFRNTGQIKALTGCDYLTISPKLLAELSKEHVKLTPTLSVKEAQACDLEKIHLDEKAFRWHHNEDQMAVEKLSDGIRRFAADAVKLERMLKERMFSTENGK